From Paucibacter aquatile, the proteins below share one genomic window:
- a CDS encoding deoxyguanosinetriphosphate triphosphohydrolase, whose protein sequence is MAVEFLSGLHPVTSSGLAPYACHPNQTRGRRFPEPSAPTRSEYQRDRDRIIHSSAFRRLVYKTQVFMNHEGDLFRTRLTHSLEVAQLGRSIGRSLGLNEDLIEAVALAHDLGHTPFGHAGQDVLDECMKPHGGFEHNLQSLRVVDKLELRYPAFDGLNLCFETREGILKHCARRNAELLEAAEPDGVARRFLHGGQPSLEAQLCNLADEVAYNAHDIDDGVRSGLLALEQLEEVPLVHRYLREALSEFPQLDSKRLLFETIRRMLSAQVYDIIDATRAALQQGQGVQDLAAVRAAPALVRFSPEMRAASTELKRFLFAKLYRHPQVQQTRQRADQVLRDLFRIYTSEPAQLPPDFAGAADAPRACADYIAGMTDRFALREHQRLTGFSLF, encoded by the coding sequence ATGGCTGTTGAGTTTTTGTCAGGGCTGCACCCGGTGACCTCTTCGGGGCTGGCACCTTACGCTTGCCACCCGAATCAAACGCGGGGCCGGCGTTTCCCCGAGCCATCAGCGCCCACGCGAAGCGAGTACCAACGCGACCGAGACCGCATCATCCACAGCAGCGCCTTTCGCCGCCTGGTCTACAAGACCCAGGTCTTCATGAACCATGAGGGCGATCTGTTTCGAACCCGGCTGACGCACTCGCTGGAGGTGGCCCAGCTGGGCCGTTCCATCGGCCGCAGCCTCGGCTTGAACGAGGATTTGATCGAGGCCGTCGCACTGGCTCATGACCTCGGTCACACGCCCTTCGGTCATGCGGGGCAGGATGTGCTTGATGAATGCATGAAGCCCCACGGCGGCTTCGAGCACAACTTGCAGTCCTTGCGGGTGGTCGACAAGCTGGAGCTGCGTTACCCCGCGTTCGACGGCCTCAATCTGTGCTTCGAAACCCGTGAAGGCATCCTCAAGCACTGTGCGCGCCGCAATGCCGAGTTGCTGGAGGCGGCTGAGCCCGATGGCGTGGCTCGCCGCTTTCTTCATGGCGGTCAGCCCAGCCTGGAGGCGCAGCTCTGCAATCTGGCGGACGAGGTGGCCTACAACGCCCATGACATCGATGACGGCGTGCGCTCGGGGCTGCTCGCCCTGGAACAGTTGGAAGAAGTGCCCCTGGTGCACCGCTATCTGCGAGAAGCTCTGAGCGAGTTTCCGCAGCTGGACAGCAAACGGCTTTTGTTCGAGACCATCCGGCGCATGCTTTCGGCCCAGGTCTACGACATCATCGACGCGACCCGCGCTGCCTTGCAGCAGGGGCAGGGCGTGCAGGACCTGGCTGCCGTGCGGGCAGCGCCGGCCCTGGTGCGTTTCAGCCCCGAGATGCGCGCGGCAAGCACCGAGCTCAAACGCTTTCTGTTCGCCAAACTCTACCGTCACCCACAGGTCCAGCAGACCCGCCAGCGCGCCGACCAGGTGCTTCGTGACCTGTTCCGGATCTACACCAGCGAGCCGGCTCAACTTCCGCCAGATTTCGCTGGTGCTGCCGATGCACCGCGTGCCTGCGCCGATTACATCGCCGGCATGACCGACCGATTTGCCCTGCGCGAGCATCAGCGACTGACAGGCTTCAGCTTGTTCTGA
- a CDS encoding shikimate kinase, which translates to MSAARLVISLVGMPGGGKSTVGRQLARQLGVRFVDSDTEIEARIGEPIRAFFDRSGEAAFRDIESQVLNELLAREGEFVLATGGGIVLREANRHLLHQASTVLYLRSTPEELFRRLRHDTQRPLLQVRDPLQKLRELYLQRNPLYRSVAHYVLETGRPSVHGLVNMALMQLELAGIIDPARVAATVGAEPAAC; encoded by the coding sequence ATGAGCGCAGCTCGCCTTGTGATCTCCCTTGTCGGCATGCCCGGCGGTGGCAAGTCCACCGTCGGCCGTCAGCTGGCGCGGCAGCTGGGTGTGCGCTTTGTTGACAGCGACACGGAAATCGAAGCGCGAATCGGGGAGCCGATTCGCGCTTTTTTTGATCGCTCGGGTGAAGCTGCGTTTCGAGACATCGAGTCGCAGGTGCTGAACGAGTTGCTGGCACGTGAGGGGGAATTCGTGCTGGCCACCGGCGGTGGCATCGTGCTGCGAGAGGCCAATCGCCACCTTTTGCATCAAGCCAGCACCGTGCTCTACCTCCGCTCCACGCCGGAAGAGCTGTTCCGACGTTTGCGCCACGACACGCAGCGCCCACTGCTCCAGGTGCGAGATCCTCTGCAAAAGCTGCGCGAGCTGTATTTGCAGCGCAATCCGCTGTATCGAAGCGTGGCGCATTACGTGCTCGAGACAGGTCGTCCGTCTGTGCACGGCCTGGTCAATATGGCGCTGATGCAGCTCGAATTGGCCGGCATCATCGATCCGGCCCGGGTTGCGGCCACCGTTGGTGCTGAGCCCGCCGCTTGTTGA
- a CDS encoding REP-associated tyrosine transposase gives MARLPRLVLPGQAHHLMLRGNNRQPIVHEDADRRQFLDLLRDCARTHRVAVHAYVLMDNHLHVLATPEDEPGLGKLVQSIGRRYVAWFNHKYGRSGTLWEGRYRATVIDSERYFLACMRYIELNPVRAGLCSSPEEFPWSSCASHLGRRSDSLLSEHLLYWTLGNTPFEREAAYRELLAEGCADAERLRFTDATLKGWPLGSEGFLRALADQTQRRLEPLPRGRPRRKLEASDPSGDS, from the coding sequence ATGGCTCGCCTACCTCGCTTGGTTCTGCCAGGCCAAGCTCACCACCTGATGTTGCGCGGCAACAACCGCCAACCCATCGTCCATGAGGATGCGGACCGTCGCCAGTTCTTGGATCTGCTGCGTGACTGCGCCCGCACCCACCGCGTTGCCGTGCATGCCTACGTCTTGATGGACAACCACCTCCATGTGCTGGCCACGCCCGAGGACGAGCCCGGCCTTGGCAAACTCGTTCAGTCCATCGGCCGACGCTATGTGGCCTGGTTCAATCACAAGTACGGCCGCAGCGGCACGCTCTGGGAAGGGCGCTATCGCGCGACCGTGATCGACAGCGAGCGCTACTTCCTGGCCTGCATGCGCTACATCGAGCTGAATCCGGTCCGTGCCGGGCTGTGCAGCTCGCCCGAAGAGTTCCCTTGGTCCAGCTGCGCCAGTCACTTGGGCCGCCGAAGCGACAGCCTTCTCAGCGAACACCTGCTGTACTGGACCCTGGGCAACACACCCTTCGAGCGTGAGGCCGCGTACCGCGAGTTGTTGGCGGAAGGTTGTGCAGATGCGGAGCGCCTACGCTTCACCGATGCGACTTTGAAGGGCTGGCCGCTGGGCTCCGAAGGCTTTCTGCGAGCCTTGGCAGACCAGACCCAGCGCAGGCTGGAGCCATTGCCGCGAGGGCGTCCTCGCAGAAAACTGGAGGCGTCCGATCCTTCAGGCGATTCTTGA
- the aroB gene encoding 3-dehydroquinate synthase, translating into MTSSTAPTSASIASSATAAPALHCVPIALDQRSYDIHIGPGLLDSAQSWQGLPKAACALIVSNEVVAPLYLERLRLQLAAHYRRVEFVQLPDGESHKDWASLNLVFDHLLAQAADRKTVLFALGGGVIGDMTGFAASIYMRGVPFVQVPTTLLAQVDSSVGGKTAINHPLGKNMIGAFYQPERVVADLDTLDTLPQRELAAGLAEVIKYGPIADAEFLAWIEANLDALLARDKRALAYAVKRCCEIKAWVVGQDEREQGLRAILNFGHTFGHAIETGMGYGAWLHGEAVGCGMVLAADLSVRKGLMPPEFLPRLRRLIERAGLPVQAPRLGAERYLELMRVDKKAEAGEIRFVLIESLGRAGMHGAPDELVAAVLSDHCG; encoded by the coding sequence ATGACTTCCTCGACGGCCCCGACTTCCGCCTCCATCGCCTCATCGGCCACTGCCGCACCGGCCTTGCATTGCGTGCCGATCGCCCTCGATCAGCGCAGCTACGACATCCACATCGGCCCCGGTCTGTTGGACTCGGCGCAAAGCTGGCAAGGCCTGCCCAAAGCGGCGTGCGCACTGATCGTCAGCAACGAGGTGGTGGCGCCGCTCTATCTCGAACGCCTGCGTTTGCAACTGGCCGCTCATTACCGTCGGGTCGAGTTCGTCCAGCTCCCCGATGGCGAGAGCCACAAGGATTGGGCCAGCCTCAACCTCGTGTTTGATCACCTGCTGGCCCAGGCGGCCGATCGCAAGACCGTGCTGTTCGCGCTGGGCGGCGGCGTCATTGGTGACATGACAGGTTTTGCCGCTTCGATCTATATGCGCGGTGTGCCCTTTGTCCAGGTCCCGACGACCTTGTTGGCCCAAGTCGACTCGTCAGTGGGCGGCAAGACCGCCATCAACCATCCCCTGGGCAAGAACATGATTGGCGCGTTCTACCAGCCCGAGCGGGTGGTTGCCGACCTCGACACGCTGGATACCTTGCCGCAGCGTGAGCTGGCGGCTGGCTTGGCCGAAGTCATCAAATACGGCCCGATCGCGGACGCTGAATTTCTGGCCTGGATCGAGGCCAATTTGGACGCTTTGCTTGCCCGCGACAAGCGGGCCTTGGCCTATGCCGTCAAGCGCTGCTGCGAGATCAAGGCCTGGGTGGTGGGCCAGGATGAACGTGAACAGGGCTTGCGTGCCATCCTGAATTTTGGCCACACCTTCGGACACGCCATCGAAACCGGCATGGGCTATGGCGCCTGGCTCCACGGCGAAGCGGTGGGTTGCGGCATGGTCCTGGCGGCCGATTTGTCGGTCCGAAAGGGGCTGATGCCGCCCGAGTTCTTGCCTCGCCTGCGCCGCCTGATCGAGCGTGCGGGCCTGCCGGTGCAAGCGCCGCGTTTGGGTGCCGAGCGCTATCTGGAATTGATGCGGGTGGACAAAAAGGCCGAGGCGGGCGAGATCCGCTTCGTGCTGATCGAAAGCCTGGGCCGCGCCGGCATGCACGGGGCCCCCGATGAACTGGTCGCCGCTGTGCTGAGCGATCACTGCGGCTGA
- the pilQ gene encoding type IV pilus secretin PilQ, whose translation MTSQWRKWATASALVLATAATAAPAWAQTAIRSINSTQQAGVEVVRIELSQPLTEIPRGFTVQTPPRIAIDLPGVVNGIGRSMVEINQGNLRSANVAQAGERSRVVLNLRTPSGYRAELQDSALLLILESTSAQAPAPNEPVHFAQSLNSEAQSIRDIDFRRGQDNSGRVIVNLPSNQVGVDIQQQGQNLVVEFLRSTVPEGLRRKLDVADFGSPVQSVVTTQNGDRVRMVIEPKGAWEHSAYQSDNQFVLEVRHQKQDPNKLTTGPGYAGDKLSLNFQNIEVRALLQVIADFTNFNVVTSDTVTGNVTLRLKDVPWDQALDIIMQAKGLGLKKSGNVLWIAPKDELSAKEKLDLESKAQIANLEPLRTQSFQLNYTKAEEVFKGLTGQNNSGGSGGSGGQNASRILTPRGSAISESRTNQLFVTDIPSKLEEIQALIAKIDVPVRQVLIEARIVEADDKFGRALGVKLGSADLRGTRGGIPGYSVGGNNYLTLGGNLNGIAGQTLQPGGSVGAGGTGPDGKPVFNTQFVNLPANVSSDSFGGSNVANFALSLFNATANRFLNLELSALEADGKGKIVSSPRVITADQVKALIEQGEELPYQVATSSGATSIQFKKAVLKLEVTPQITPEGNVILDVDVNKDSRGTLTPQGYAINNKHVKTMVLVENGGTVVIGGIFTQDEREDESKVPVLGDIPYLGNLFKNKSRTTSKTELLIFLTPKVVSERAPVR comes from the coding sequence ATGACGAGCCAATGGCGCAAGTGGGCGACGGCCTCGGCCCTAGTTCTGGCCACGGCGGCCACGGCCGCGCCGGCCTGGGCGCAGACCGCCATTCGCTCCATCAACAGCACGCAGCAAGCGGGCGTCGAAGTGGTGCGCATCGAGTTGAGCCAGCCGCTGACGGAGATCCCGCGCGGCTTCACCGTGCAGACGCCCCCGCGCATCGCCATCGACTTGCCAGGCGTGGTGAACGGCATCGGCCGCTCGATGGTGGAGATCAACCAGGGCAATCTGCGCTCGGCCAATGTGGCCCAGGCGGGTGAGCGTTCGCGCGTGGTCCTGAACCTGCGCACGCCCTCGGGTTACCGGGCCGAGCTGCAAGACAGCGCGCTGCTCTTGATTCTTGAGTCCACTTCCGCGCAGGCACCGGCGCCCAATGAACCGGTGCACTTTGCCCAGAGTCTCAACTCCGAGGCGCAGTCCATTCGTGACATCGACTTCCGCCGCGGACAGGACAACTCCGGCCGCGTGATCGTCAACCTGCCGAGCAACCAGGTCGGCGTGGACATTCAGCAGCAGGGCCAGAATCTGGTGGTGGAGTTCCTGCGCTCGACCGTGCCCGAGGGCCTGCGTCGCAAGCTGGACGTGGCTGACTTTGGCAGCCCGGTGCAGTCGGTGGTGACCACACAGAACGGCGACCGCGTGCGCATGGTCATCGAGCCCAAGGGAGCCTGGGAGCACAGCGCCTACCAGAGCGACAACCAGTTTGTGCTGGAAGTGCGCCACCAGAAGCAGGATCCCAACAAGCTGACCACAGGCCCCGGCTATGCGGGCGACAAACTGTCGCTGAACTTCCAGAACATCGAAGTTCGTGCGTTGCTGCAGGTGATTGCGGATTTCACCAACTTCAATGTGGTGACCAGCGATACCGTGACCGGCAATGTGACCTTGCGCCTCAAGGATGTGCCTTGGGACCAAGCTCTGGACATCATCATGCAGGCCAAGGGCCTGGGCCTGAAGAAGTCCGGCAATGTGCTCTGGATTGCACCCAAGGATGAACTCTCGGCCAAGGAGAAGCTGGATCTCGAGTCCAAGGCGCAAATTGCCAACCTCGAGCCCCTGCGCACACAGTCTTTTCAGCTCAATTACACCAAGGCCGAAGAAGTCTTCAAAGGCTTGACGGGGCAGAACAACTCCGGCGGCAGCGGTGGCTCAGGCGGTCAGAACGCTTCTCGCATCTTGACCCCGCGAGGCAGTGCGATCTCGGAGAGCCGTACCAACCAGCTCTTCGTCACCGACATTCCTTCCAAGCTGGAGGAAATTCAAGCGTTGATCGCCAAGATCGACGTTCCGGTGCGCCAGGTCCTGATCGAGGCCCGCATTGTGGAAGCGGACGACAAGTTCGGCCGCGCGCTCGGTGTGAAGCTGGGCAGTGCCGATTTGCGCGGCACCCGCGGTGGCATTCCGGGCTACTCGGTCGGTGGCAACAACTACCTGACCCTGGGCGGCAACCTCAACGGCATCGCAGGCCAGACCTTGCAGCCCGGCGGCAGTGTTGGCGCTGGTGGCACCGGCCCGGATGGCAAGCCCGTCTTCAATACGCAGTTCGTCAATCTGCCGGCCAATGTGTCTTCGGACAGTTTCGGTGGATCCAATGTGGCGAACTTCGCGCTGTCCTTGTTCAATGCCACGGCCAACCGATTCCTGAACCTGGAACTTTCGGCCCTGGAAGCCGATGGCAAGGGCAAGATTGTGTCCAGCCCGCGCGTCATCACGGCCGACCAGGTCAAGGCCTTGATCGAGCAAGGTGAAGAACTGCCTTACCAGGTCGCCACCTCCAGCGGCGCCACGTCCATCCAGTTCAAGAAGGCCGTTCTGAAGCTGGAAGTGACGCCGCAAATCACGCCCGAGGGCAATGTGATCCTGGACGTGGATGTCAACAAGGACAGCCGCGGCACGCTGACGCCCCAGGGCTACGCCATCAACAACAAGCATGTGAAAACCATGGTCTTGGTGGAGAACGGTGGCACCGTGGTGATCGGCGGCATCTTCACTCAGGATGAACGTGAAGACGAATCCAAGGTCCCGGTGCTGGGTGACATTCCCTACCTGGGCAATTTGTTCAAGAACAAGAGCCGCACCACGAGCAAGACCGAACTCTTGATCTTCCTGACCCCCAAAGTGGTCAGCGAGCGTGCGCCGGTCCGGTGA
- a CDS encoding glutamate synthase-related protein: protein MSHNAAEHQAEIQDLAAHGLYRPQNEKDACGLGFVAHIKGQKAHSIVQQGLKILENLDHRGAVGADKLMGDGAGILIQIPDEYFRAEMAKQGVELPPPGEYGVGMIFMPKEHASRLACEQELARAIKAEGQVLLGWRDVPVDSEMPMSPTVRDKEPIIRQIFIGRGPDIIVPDALERKLYVIRKTASSAIQALKLTHSREYYVPSMSCRTIIYKGLLLADQVGSYYKDLADPRVVSAIALVHQRFSTNTFPEWPLAHPYRMVAHNGEINTVKGNFNWMRAREGVMKSPVLGDDLNKLYPISFEHQSDTATFDNAIELLTMAGYPLAHAAMMMIPEAWEQHEQMDTRRRAFYEYHAAMMEPWDGPAAMVFTDGRQVCAALDRNGLRPARYCVTDDDLVILASESGVLPVPENKIVKKWRLQPGKMFLIDLEQGRIIDDEELKNQYANARPYRQWIENVRVKLDDIEVAEAPAAPFSASLLDRQQAFGFTQEDIKFLMAPMAVTGEEALGSMGNDSPLAVLSSKDKPLFNYFKQLFAQVTNPPIDPIREAIVMSLNSFIGPKPNLLDINAVNPPMRLEVSQPVLDFKDMARLRQIEAHTHGKFKPYELDITYPLAWGHEGVEAQLASLCAESVDAIKSGHNILIITDRGLSDSRVAIPALLALSAIHHHLVREGRRTTAGLVVETGSAREVHHFAVLAGFGAEAVHPYLALETLTDIAAGLPGQLSADKAIYNYIKGIGKGLSKIMSKMGISTYMSYCGAQIFEAIGLKTDFVEKYFRGTPTQVGGIGVFEVAEEAIRLHRAAFGDDPVLHTMLDAGGEYAWRARGEEHMWTPDAIAKLQHSARSGKFDSYKEYAQIINDQSKRHMTLRGLFEFKFDPSKAIPLDEVEPAAEIVKRFATGAMSLGSISTEAHATLAVAMNRIGGKSNTGEGGEDPARYRNELKGIKITAGTKVSDVIGNKVIAVDYELKEGDSLRSKIKQVASGRFGVTTEYLVSADQIQIKMAQGAKPGEGGQLPGGKVSEYIGFLRYSVPGVGLISPPPHHDIYSIEDLAQLIHDLKNVNPKADVSVKLVSEVGVGTIAAGVTKAKADHLVIAGHDGGTGASPWSSIKHAGTPWELGLAEAQQTLVLNRLRGRVRVQADGQMKTGRDVVIGALLGADEFGFATAPLVAEGCIMMRKCHLNTCPVGVATQDPLLRAKFTGKPEHVVNYFFFVAEEARQIMAQLGIRKFEDLVGRSDLLDTKKGITHWKAKGLDFSRVFHRPALPAEVARTHVDVQDHGLDRALDVKLIEKCLPAFEKGEKVQFMQEVSNVRRTVGAMLSGELIRRRPEGLPDHTIFIQMEGTGGQSFGAFLAQGITFYLIGDANDYTGKGLSGGRVVVRPSIDFRGDATQNIIVGNTVLYGATRGEAFFRGVAGERFAVRLSGASAVVEGTGDHGCEYMTGGTVAVLGKTGRNFAAGMSGGIAYVYDEDGQFAKRCNTSMVALDKLLPVHEQEATVDRAIWHHLGDAEAQTDEAILKKMLEDHHRWTGSARARHILDHWADSRAKFVKVFPHEYRRALGEIHAAKEAASTIEQAKAPAAPKAALKA, encoded by the coding sequence ATGAGCCACAACGCAGCAGAACATCAGGCCGAGATCCAGGATTTGGCCGCCCACGGGCTCTACCGTCCGCAAAACGAGAAGGACGCCTGCGGCCTGGGTTTTGTGGCGCACATCAAGGGTCAGAAGGCGCATTCCATCGTTCAGCAGGGTCTGAAGATCCTTGAGAACCTCGACCATCGCGGTGCCGTCGGTGCTGACAAGCTGATGGGCGACGGCGCCGGCATCCTGATCCAGATTCCCGACGAGTACTTCCGGGCCGAGATGGCCAAGCAGGGCGTGGAGCTGCCCCCGCCCGGCGAGTACGGCGTGGGCATGATCTTCATGCCCAAGGAACATGCCTCGCGTCTGGCTTGCGAGCAGGAGCTGGCCCGTGCGATCAAGGCCGAGGGTCAGGTCTTGCTGGGTTGGCGCGATGTGCCGGTGGATTCGGAGATGCCCATGTCGCCCACGGTGCGCGACAAAGAGCCCATCATTCGCCAGATCTTCATCGGTCGCGGCCCGGACATCATCGTGCCTGATGCCCTGGAGCGAAAGCTCTACGTCATCCGCAAGACCGCGTCGAGCGCCATCCAGGCGCTCAAGCTGACTCACAGCCGCGAGTACTACGTGCCCAGCATGAGCTGCCGCACCATCATTTACAAAGGCCTGCTGCTGGCCGACCAGGTGGGCAGCTACTACAAGGATCTGGCCGATCCGCGTGTGGTGTCCGCCATCGCCCTGGTGCACCAGCGTTTCTCGACCAACACTTTCCCAGAATGGCCGCTGGCCCACCCCTACCGCATGGTCGCCCACAACGGCGAGATCAACACGGTCAAGGGCAACTTCAACTGGATGCGCGCCCGCGAAGGCGTGATGAAGTCGCCGGTGCTGGGCGATGACCTGAACAAGCTCTATCCGATCAGCTTCGAGCACCAGTCCGACACGGCCACCTTCGATAACGCCATCGAACTGCTGACCATGGCCGGCTATCCCTTGGCGCACGCCGCCATGATGATGATCCCGGAAGCCTGGGAGCAGCACGAGCAGATGGACACGCGTCGCCGGGCGTTCTACGAGTACCACGCCGCCATGATGGAGCCCTGGGATGGCCCGGCCGCCATGGTCTTCACCGACGGCCGCCAGGTCTGTGCCGCGCTGGACCGCAACGGTCTGCGCCCGGCGCGCTACTGCGTCACCGACGACGACCTCGTCATCCTCGCCTCCGAGTCCGGCGTGCTGCCGGTGCCGGAAAACAAGATCGTCAAGAAGTGGCGCCTCCAGCCAGGCAAGATGTTCCTGATCGACCTGGAGCAGGGCCGCATCATCGATGACGAAGAGCTCAAGAACCAGTACGCCAACGCCCGTCCTTATCGCCAGTGGATCGAGAACGTGCGCGTCAAGCTCGACGATATCGAGGTGGCCGAGGCGCCTGCGGCGCCCTTCAGTGCCAGCCTGCTCGATCGCCAGCAAGCCTTCGGATTCACCCAGGAAGACATCAAGTTCCTGATGGCGCCCATGGCCGTCACTGGCGAGGAAGCCCTGGGTTCCATGGGCAATGACTCGCCCCTGGCCGTGCTGTCCAGCAAGGACAAGCCGCTGTTCAACTATTTCAAGCAGCTGTTCGCCCAGGTGACCAACCCGCCGATCGACCCGATCCGCGAGGCCATCGTGATGTCGCTCAACAGCTTCATCGGGCCCAAGCCCAATCTGCTGGACATCAACGCGGTCAATCCGCCCATGCGCCTGGAAGTCTCGCAGCCGGTGCTGGACTTCAAGGACATGGCCCGTCTGCGCCAGATCGAAGCCCACACCCACGGCAAGTTCAAGCCCTACGAGCTGGACATCACCTATCCGCTGGCCTGGGGTCATGAAGGTGTGGAGGCCCAGCTGGCCTCGCTGTGCGCCGAATCGGTGGATGCGATCAAGAGCGGCCACAACATCCTCATCATCACCGACCGCGGCCTGAGCGACAGCCGCGTGGCCATCCCTGCCTTGCTGGCGCTGTCCGCCATCCACCACCATCTGGTGCGCGAGGGCCGCCGCACCACCGCCGGTCTGGTGGTGGAAACCGGCAGCGCCCGTGAGGTGCACCACTTCGCCGTGCTGGCCGGCTTTGGCGCCGAGGCGGTGCACCCCTATCTGGCCCTGGAAACGCTGACGGACATCGCAGCCGGCCTGCCAGGCCAGCTGTCTGCCGACAAGGCCATCTACAACTACATCAAGGGCATCGGCAAAGGCCTGTCCAAGATCATGTCCAAGATGGGCATCTCCACTTATATGTCCTACTGCGGCGCGCAGATCTTCGAGGCCATCGGCCTGAAGACGGACTTTGTGGAGAAGTACTTCCGCGGCACGCCCACGCAGGTTGGTGGCATCGGTGTCTTCGAGGTGGCCGAAGAGGCCATCCGCCTGCACCGCGCGGCCTTCGGCGACGATCCGGTGCTGCACACCATGCTGGATGCCGGCGGCGAATACGCCTGGCGCGCCCGCGGTGAAGAGCATATGTGGACGCCGGACGCGATTGCCAAGCTGCAGCACAGCGCGCGCAGCGGCAAGTTCGACAGCTACAAGGAATACGCGCAAATCATCAACGACCAGAGCAAGCGCCACATGACGCTGCGTGGTCTGTTCGAGTTCAAGTTCGATCCCAGCAAGGCGATCCCGCTCGATGAGGTCGAGCCCGCGGCAGAGATCGTCAAGCGTTTCGCCACCGGCGCCATGTCGCTCGGCTCCATCTCGACCGAGGCCCATGCCACCCTGGCCGTGGCCATGAACCGCATCGGCGGCAAGAGCAACACCGGCGAAGGTGGCGAGGATCCCGCGCGTTATCGCAACGAGCTCAAGGGCATCAAGATCACGGCAGGCACCAAGGTGTCTGATGTGATTGGCAACAAGGTCATCGCCGTCGACTACGAGCTCAAGGAAGGCGACTCCCTGCGTTCTAAGATCAAGCAGGTGGCCTCGGGCCGCTTCGGCGTCACCACCGAGTACCTGGTCAGCGCCGATCAGATCCAGATCAAGATGGCCCAGGGCGCCAAGCCCGGTGAAGGCGGCCAGCTGCCCGGCGGCAAGGTCAGCGAGTACATCGGTTTCCTGCGTTACTCGGTGCCGGGTGTGGGCTTGATCTCGCCGCCGCCGCACCATGACATCTACTCCATCGAAGACCTGGCCCAGCTGATCCACGACCTCAAGAACGTGAATCCCAAGGCCGATGTGTCGGTCAAGCTGGTCTCGGAAGTCGGCGTGGGCACCATCGCTGCGGGCGTCACCAAGGCCAAGGCCGACCACCTGGTCATCGCCGGCCATGATGGTGGCACGGGCGCCTCACCCTGGAGCTCGATCAAGCATGCCGGCACACCCTGGGAGCTGGGCCTGGCCGAGGCGCAGCAGACCTTGGTGCTGAACCGCCTGCGCGGCCGCGTGCGCGTTCAGGCCGACGGCCAGATGAAGACCGGTCGCGATGTGGTCATCGGTGCGCTGCTGGGCGCGGATGAATTCGGCTTCGCCACGGCGCCGCTGGTGGCCGAGGGCTGCATCATGATGCGCAAATGCCACCTCAACACCTGCCCGGTGGGCGTGGCCACGCAAGACCCACTACTCCGCGCCAAGTTCACCGGCAAGCCCGAGCATGTGGTGAATTACTTCTTCTTCGTGGCCGAGGAGGCGCGCCAGATCATGGCCCAGCTGGGCATTCGCAAGTTCGAGGATCTGGTCGGCCGCAGCGATCTGCTGGACACCAAGAAAGGCATCACCCACTGGAAAGCCAAGGGCCTGGATTTCAGTCGTGTCTTCCACCGCCCGGCCTTGCCCGCCGAAGTGGCCCGCACCCATGTCGATGTGCAAGACCATGGCCTGGATCGCGCACTCGATGTGAAGCTGATCGAGAAGTGCCTGCCCGCTTTTGAGAAGGGCGAGAAGGTGCAGTTCATGCAGGAAGTCAGCAATGTGCGCCGCACCGTGGGCGCCATGCTGTCCGGTGAGCTGATCCGCCGCCGCCCCGAGGGCTTGCCCGACCACACCATCTTCATCCAGATGGAGGGCACGGGCGGCCAGAGCTTCGGTGCCTTTCTGGCCCAGGGCATCACTTTCTACCTGATCGGAGACGCCAACGACTACACCGGCAAGGGCCTGTCCGGCGGCCGCGTGGTGGTGCGCCCCAGCATCGATTTCCGTGGCGACGCGACGCAGAACATCATCGTCGGCAACACCGTGCTTTACGGTGCCACGCGCGGCGAGGCCTTCTTCCGCGGCGTGGCCGGTGAGCGCTTTGCGGTGCGGCTCTCTGGCGCCTCGGCCGTGGTCGAGGGCACGGGTGACCATGGTTGCGAATACATGACCGGCGGCACCGTGGCCGTGCTGGGCAAGACCGGACGCAATTTCGCGGCCGGCATGAGCGGCGGCATCGCCTACGTCTACGACGAGGACGGTCAGTTCGCCAAGCGCTGCAACACAAGCATGGTTGCGCTGGACAAGCTGCTGCCCGTACACGAGCAGGAAGCCACCGTGGACCGCGCCATCTGGCACCACCTCGGTGACGCCGAGGCGCAGACCGACGAAGCCATCCTCAAGAAGATGCTGGAAGACCACCACCGCTGGACCGGCAGTGCCCGTGCCCGCCACATCCTGGACCATTGGGCCGACTCGCGCGCCAAGTTCGTCAAGGTCTTCCCGCACGAATACCGCCGCGCACTCGGCGAGATCCATGCGGCCAAGGAAGCGGCCTCGACCATCGAGCAGGCCAAGGCTCCCGCTGCGCCCAAAGCGGCGCTCAAGGCCTGA